The nucleotide sequence AGACTGTGCGGTTTCCGCTAATTGGTGAACCTCCTTCAGTAATGTTCTCACTTTTCCTCGGCCACCCCCTCTCTTCCGTTATTCGCACAATGCCTGGAAGTCGCCTAGACCCACATctccttatttttttcttcttctgttgttttctttctctcttttttcagtCTCCCTCTCGCACAAAATGCACAATTGATTCTGGGCTCcatcaaaacaaacatgaacacaaagACACGCATGCACTTTGCAGCCCAGTCCAAAAGATACTTCCGATTCATGTTAGTGTGCTGGCTGTATGTTTAGTTAAATCACAGGGTTTCAAAACCATAAATTTGTCCTGATAAGGTTTTTAATTTGGAAGGTTATTAATTAGTGTGTTTTGCTAGGAATTTACTGTTGACTTGCATTTTCAATTGTATcatattttttgtcattattatcGGTTATAAAACAAGCACATCTCCACTAGTGACAATTTAGTGGTCAGACATATAAGTATTCTCTTCTGAAATCGTGCAGATACAGACATTAACCATGAGAATGGgtaaaaatgtgatctcagtgttTTTGACCATGACATGattgttggtgtcagatgggctgatttgagtatttctataGATGCTGATCTTTTGGAGATTTTCAGTTGCACATCAGTCTCTAGAATTTACTCAGAatagtgcaataaataaaaaccagtCCGCACTTGATAGGAGAGATCATTGGAGAATGGATAGACTGGTTTGAATTGACAGAAAGTCTATAGTAAATTAGATAAGcactctgtacaattgtggtgagcagaaaaggatCTCAGAATGTAACACACCAAACCTCGAGGTAAGTAAGATACAACAGCAAAAGACAATTTTGGGTTCCACTTCTGGAAACCAAGACCAGAAGGCTAAGGCTGTAGTGGGCACAGCCTCAcaaaaactggacagttgaagactggaaaaatgtaggctggtctgatgaatctggatttctgctgagacacacagatggtagggtcagaattCGGTGCCAGCCAtatgaatccatggacccaacCTACCTTTTGTCAGCAATCCAGGCTGggggaggtggtgtaatggtgtggggaatgttttcttggtgtACTTCAGTCATCGCTTGAATGTCACTGTCCATTAGAGTTTTGTTCTTGAgcatgtgcatcccttcattACCCCCCAATTTACTCATATTCTAATGTCTATtaccagcatgataatgcaccatgttaCAACACAATAGTCATCTTAAACTGGTTTCATTAACATGACACTGAGTTCAGAGATGTTCAGTGGAATTCCAATTCACCAGATATCACCTTTTGGATGTAGTAGAACGGGAGATTCACAGCTTGAAATGCATGTGGCAAATCTACAGGGATTGTGTAATGCAGTCATGCAGTCAGGTTTCAACATCTTATGGAATCCATGCTATGAAGAATTGAGGCTGGTTTGAAAGTAAAGGGGGGATCTAcactgtattatattacatgttgctaataaatgaatgtatttctGCCATCTGGACATATAAAGAACATATATTGTCCCTTTCAGTATACATGTGTCCAATACCATTCTCAAGAGCCTCTCAGAAGTATTGAAAGCCCAAGGCACATGACTGAGATTTCAGTGgtacataaaaacaaagaatatgCAGAATATACAGAATTTCTGTAGTgcagtttatttaaaactgtttaTATAAGTTTGATCAGCAATACTAAGTTTAATACAATAGTTTAGGCAAAATGAGCAAAAAGATTTTGTGTTTGAACAGAACTCAACTAGTAAGACAATATGCAATACAATACTGTAAAGATGCAGGCTATGCCGGCTGACCATGGAAAATTCttgaataaaatatgtaatcCTATCAATTATAAGATCTACAATAAAGGATATATGACCACATCTGTCTTATAATGTTATGTGTAATTGAAAATGTGCCAGCAGTGTCTGTGTGCCAGAACCTCTCCATGAACTATGTAGTATGTTCAAGATGAGGTAACTTCCCATTTATTTTCAACCTACTGGAGACCTTTGTGGGCCTCATATGTCCATTCTCATTCTCCGCTGAACCTTATTGACGGATGTCCTGTGCAGGCGTTTCATGCCTgcctcagtgtgagtgtgtgtgtgtgtgtgtgtgttgctcacAGGAAGCATCGAGGAGATGTGGAGGTTGTAGGGGGCGGAGAGGGTGTTCCATGGTTCCTGCACATCTGTGTGCTGCATTTCTctgggtgttgtttttcagttgtGAGAGAAGGGTATTACCCCGTatcatttttttcactctccCATTTCCTTCCTCACTATGCCCATAACAAGGGCCCTGaagtgcatgcacacacacacagagaaactcaCAAAGTCACAGGAAGCCAGACTGATACGGCCGACAGCTTGTGTCAGCGGTCTGAGTAGGGTGTGTAATCTTGTTTCACCCGCTGACCTGGCAGCAATTCTGCACAGGATTTTCAAGTCTGAGGGCAGGACCCGGATCAAAGAACAAGAATCTAGCATCAGCCAGTGTGCCTTTCAGAATGCCTAGTCTCGTCTTTTTGGCTAAAATCTAATAGAAGTTTCctcataaatattatattattatgaatcATAGATGACAGAAAAGACACGTATAGTGTAGCAGTCCTGCATTTTGCAATAATCTGGTTAAATTCATAGGATTTAGGATGTCACTATTTAGCACATGAAGCAAAAATTTGATTGCGGAAAGAAatatatgtatagtatgtgAAATAAAGACAAATGTAAAAAGTAAGAACTGTGTAAATAGACTATATAAAGTATGTGAAATGTGcaatgtgcagacagcagcagtacggggtggtcatggagtgaaatgaaatatgatgagcagcagtggtattgtccatctttaaagtgcagtagtGCACAGTAGTCCTCTTTATATGTAACAGAACCACAAATGTGCAacatatatgttttatgtacttcggtcctgtaatgtgcaactGTTCAGAGTGGTTGGTTTTGGTGTGTTCCAACACGTGTGAAGGAAACATAACAAgtccaatcagttgagtcctatgtggagttctgattgagagaccatatagcctgtgggaagaagcttctcctcagtctctctgtgttggccttcagggagcagaagcactttcctgacctcaacagaaagaatagtccattgttggggtggctgaggtccttcatgatcttcctggccttggtccagcaccgcttgttatagattgagtgcaggtcagggagcttggtaaggatgatgcgctcagctgattgcaccaccctctgaagagctcgtctgtcctgcatggtgctgttcccgaaccaggttgtgatgtttcccgtcaggatgctctctatggtgcaggagtaaaagttcctaagcaccttagaaggcagtctaaagtctctcaagcgtctgaggtggtagagacgctgccgggccttttTCACCACGGttttgatgtgacaggaccatgatgtgaacaccgaggtatctgaagctgtccactctctccactgggctctcgTTGATCACgggggtctggtagttcctctcctgcttagtactgaagtccactatcagctcctttgtCTAGCTGACATTAAAGAAGAGGTTGTTCCTCTGttttaataaatcaaaaataatGTTACTGAAGTGATGCAGTAAATTAAAGCGTATTAAGATCAGGTTGCTTTAAATGTTAACAAAATATACATGATATAATCATGTTTATTCAGCTTATTTGATATTTGCtttgtttaaaaattatttatttatttatttatttatttatttatttatttatttatttatttattattcctgttttattaaccatacattaaaaaaaccccaaaacaaaacaaaacatgggtTCATTATATTACTGGGTTTGAATTGCAGGGCAAACTGAAGAATTGAGTGATCTTTCAAAATCTTTTGGTCTTTTTGCTGCAGTTCCTGTGTCCTGAAGGGAATCAAACAGGTTAGTGGAGATTTGTTTTGGTTAAGTGAACTCCTGGACAGTGTTATTAGACCTTGTGACCCTCTGACAATGCATGTATGCCTACGCACAAGCACACAGGCACGCATTCATACACCCTGCTGTTTAGCAACTCACGCACTCTAACACATTTTCTGCATAAACCCACCCACACAAATAAACAGGTAGGCTACAGATCCAAAACAGACAACCCTCCTTTCCTGCCATCACTTTACATTGGAGGCAGgtaaaacagaaaaaggatCCAATAAACAACTATAAATACCTGATACACATTTGGGTCAGGTTTCTTTTCCTGTGGCTCTTCCACTGCATGCGTGGGCTGCCTGGGGAAAGGGAAACAAAGATCCATAAAGGTATTAGGCTTTTGCCCTGATTTGAGGCCAGTTTTAATGAATCTATTGTTATGGTTTAAGATCAGCATATCAGACTCCGGAAGCTGTTCCCAGGTCAGTCTAAATAGAATGTCTTCTACCAACACAGGAAATGAGCAGCCCAGCCACATGGAACTTCCTGCTTTACATTATAAAGGATCTCCTCCCTCCAGTTGCCCTGGCCAGTTGTAATAAACATCTGAGAAGAGAGCacaggagtctgtgtgtgtggtttggatTGGCAGTAGTAGAGAGGGGTCACTCAGGCACGGTGGTGTGTGTTCTCGTCCCTGCTGGTCGGGGTGAGTTTAcgatttaatgtattttaaaaaattttgtttcatttttgacTGTCTTTGATTTGTGTAGTTCCATGAGCATCTTCTGTATCCAGAACACTTCTTAAAGTGGATTTTCTCTGGAACtgcattttatgtgtgtgtatttttgaaaGATTGAAGGGTGATATTGCATGTATACATGGATGCTTAATTGTCTGGTGGTACTGAATCCTGCATAATTCTTTAGTATTTGTTAATGTCCTGATATGTCCAGTTATTCCCAGATTGTTTTATCTATGAAAACCATGGGGCTTTCTAAGCTTCTAAAGGTGATTGACTTGCTGAAATTGTGTCATCAGTTTCACATCAATCtcatgtttattatatataacagAGTACgtttacacttaaaaaaaaattgtggcattaaagtgtttaatttaaGTTATTAGAGATACCTGGATTAGGGAATGCACTGATTGTGATTCAACTCATCATTTCTCTATTTATAGGTACGAGTAGGGAGCTGGTCTCCCCAGACAGATCTGTCTAGAACTTTCTCCTCTCACTATTTCTAATACATGGTAAGAAAGTCAAGataactttatttattctttggaaaACTGTTTAAATAGTATGTTTTAAAGTGAGGTCATACACTTATTTTCCTCCATTAGACAATGAGCAAAATGCAGCTGGCTACGGAGGATTTTCAGGGCTCCACCAGACGTGACTTGGTGGTGGAGGTGCAGGGATATGTAAAGGAGTTCACACGCCACTCTAACGATGTTCTTCTCAATTTAAACGAGCTACGGCATCGCAACATCCTGACCGATGCCACACTACTGGTGGGCAGTGCCCGGCTGCACGCCCACTGTGCAGTGCTCATTGCATGCAGGTCAGTTTGCAGGCATTCCCAGGACACATGGGCCATTTGCTTTCTCTCATCCTCCctcctgtctttcttccttttcccaCCCTCCTTCCTCTGCTGATCCTGTTTTCAGCAAAATGCCTTATTGTTTGAAGATGGTTAGGTCATTCTTTACTCTCCTGAGACCATTTATATCTGTGCCTGCTTATATcatcatttccatttcattatgttttttgaAATAAATCTGTGAAGGCTGAAATTATGTTtcaaaaagtattttttttgctttttacttTACTGCTGTATTTGAATCTTAAATTCTGAAACCGGTTTTGTTTATCTTTATCTGTCCCCCAGTCTTAGAGTTGTTGAAGTGCATACCTTTTGTGAGTTTCTGATCAGATCAAgattttgtttgcatttttgtcTTATCATGTTTGGTCTCTTTCCTCTCAGTGGCTTCTTCTATTCCTTGTTCTCCCGCCACAAGACCATTGCTGTGGGAGAACGAGGGGTTTCCCTGTCTCTGCCAGAGGGGCTAGATGCGGGCAGTGTGGCATTGCTGCTGGACTTCATGTACACCTCCCGCCTTCCTCTCAGCCCTGGCACTGCGCCTGGTGTGCTCGCCGCTGCCACCTACCTGCAGATGGATCATGTTGCTGACACCTGCAGAGCTTTTTTACAAAAGAGGTAAGACTTGAAGCTAGATGCAGATGTTGCTCAGAACCACACAcatcaaattttatttaatattggtAAGGCTTGCAGCATTTCTGTATGTATTTAGTGATGcataaaacactgaagtgcTGCATATAGATTACACCGTGCTGTTCTCATGTCTGAGTTATACTGTGTTTGCTGTGGACTATAGAAGGTTGTACCATTTTGTCCCTTGCAGTGAAAAAGTTTGTGTAAGCCCTCCTCTGGTGGACCTGGCATCCAGAAACACCCGTGTAACTTTTACAGTGAACCCTGGTGGCAGATCACCTCCAGCCCATCCCTCGTTCTCCTCCTCCCCTTCCAGACCTGCAGTGGACATGGAGGAGCCCCGCCCTGCTCGAGCCAGGTGAGAAAGTGTGAGATCAAATGATTGAACTATATAAACAACCAATATAGCTAATTTGCATTTGGTATATTATACTTATTAACACATACTGTTGTATCTTATGTAGGGTTCCTGGAGAGAACTCGACCTCAGTCGAGTCAGTGACATGCCAAAGTCCTGCTCCCAGCTCTGAATCATCAGCCTTATCTCCAAACACTCCATCTCCAGGCAGTCCCTGTCAGTCCAGAGGTCAGCCAAACTCACCTGCTGAGTCCAGTGGTTGTAGTCTGTCCCCTAAACTAAAGGTATGCTGACACGgtttgtgagtgtttagatgtgaccATGTATTTAACAATGTAGAGTTTAGCAATGTTTAATATAGCATAATGGATCATTTTCCTTCAAAAACTAAATATACAAAATGGCTTTTGTGTACAGAAGCTATGGGAATGTATAGGCATAATGTTAGGTATGGAAttttaatgtgtgtgcgtgtgtgtgtgtgattgctttACAGCCACGTTCTGAATCCAGGCCTACTCCTGACCCTAAGGCCTGCAACTGGaagaaatacaaatatattgtCTTGAACCCTCTCTGTGCTACACCCATTAAAGAGGAAGTTCCAGGGGAGGAGCTGCACACTTATgaccactcctcctcctctaatGACAGGGCAGATGTAACACCCAAATTGTCCGATGAGGCATGGTCAACTACTGGACATGGGCTGACTGATGTGTAGGTTCAATTAAGTGATGGAATTCACAACACATCTATTcttatttatacatattataaTCAACTTTAATAGATGTTGTTATCAAAATATTTTTGGCAAACACCTTTCTTTCAGACAAACACCCTTTATGCCCTACCATGGACTCTCACCACACACAGCAGATACTTACAAGGGACCAACAGCTGCCGTTACCCGGG is from Hemibagrus wyckioides isolate EC202008001 linkage group LG07, SWU_Hwy_1.0, whole genome shotgun sequence and encodes:
- the bcl6b gene encoding B-cell CLL/lymphoma 6 member B protein isoform X1, which codes for MTMSKMQLATEDFQGSTRRDLVVEVQGYVKEFTRHSNDVLLNLNELRHRNILTDATLLVGSARLHAHCAVLIACSGFFYSLFSRHKTIAVGERGVSLSLPEGLDAGSVALLLDFMYTSRLPLSPGTAPGVLAAATYLQMDHVADTCRAFLQKSEKVCVSPPLVDLASRNTRVTFTVNPGGRSPPAHPSFSSSPSRPAVDMEEPRPARARVPGENSTSVESVTCQSPAPSSESSALSPNTPSPGSPCQSRGQPNSPAESSGCSLSPKLKPRSESRPTPDPKACNWKKYKYIVLNPLCATPIKEEVPGEELHTYDHSSSSNDRADVTPKLSDEAWSTTGHGLTDVQTPFMPYHGLSPHTADTYKGPTAAVTRDTRELCHLYQCPCPPAIDGAKQHTNPFEKLPVKLENHSPVICYSGNQGSTKPTCSAEKPYRCNVCGAQFNRPANLKTHSRIHSGEKPYRCDTCGARFVQVAHLRAHVLIHTGEKPYPCHTCGTRFRHLQTLKSHLRIHTGEKPYSCEKCDLRFRHKSQLRLHLRQKHGAVTNTKIRYKVLADPYQSGPAILQAS
- the bcl6b gene encoding B-cell CLL/lymphoma 6 member B protein isoform X2, with protein sequence MTMSKMQLATEDFQGSTRRDLVVEVQGYVKEFTRHSNDVLLNLNELRHRNILTDATLLVGSARLHAHCAVLIACSGFFYSLFSRHKTIAVGERGVSLSLPEGLDAGSVALLLDFMYTSRLPLSPGTAPGVLAAATYLQMDHVADTCRAFLQKSEKVCVSPPLVDLASRNTRVTFTVNPGGRSPPAHPSFSSSPSRPAVDMEEPRPARARVPGENSTSVESVTCQSPAPSSESSALSPNTPSPGSPCQSRGQPNSPAESSGCSLSPKLKPRSESRPTPDPKACNWKKYKYIVLNPLCATPIKEEVPGEELHTYDHSSSSNDRADVTPKLSDEAWSTTGHGLTDVQTPFMPYHGLSPHTADTYKGPTAAVTRDTRELCHLYQCPCPPAIDGAKQHTNPFEKLPVKLENHSPVICYSGNQGSTKPTCSEKPYRCNVCGAQFNRPANLKTHSRIHSGEKPYRCDTCGARFVQVAHLRAHVLIHTGEKPYPCHTCGTRFRHLQTLKSHLRIHTGEKPYSCEKCDLRFRHKSQLRLHLRQKHGAVTNTKIRYKVLADPYQSGPAILQAS